AGTTGTAGACTGAGGGTTTGGAAGCAAATCAGAATCTGAACTGCTCTCCTAGGGAGTTACCTGCATGATGTAAGTGAAAGATGGTTGTTAAATGTCATTTGTGTTCAAATGTATTCAGGTTTtattctgctgcagcagtgacagcccaGTCTGAAATGAGACCCAGTAACAGGTGAAAATCCACTAGCAGGCAAGGCTGATGTTATGCTAACAAATGAGGTGGAGCATTTTTGAAGAAGTGTGAGGGCTCTTTGTGTTTGGTATTATCCATTTGTAGGTCAGGTTAGTCCACTCCAACGCTTGAAGTGTTTCTAGCACAGCAAGGAACAGACTTTTACATAGCAGGAATGTCAGGAATGTCTCCTACCAACCCATGCTAAGTTTCCATCCCAGGAGATACAACTCGGTCTTTGTTACACTCCTCtccagagaaaaagcagcagagaaatgacagcagtgcctgggcacAAAGCCATAGCAGCTCCAGAATGCTTCCCTTTCTCTTGTCAGAAGTCCTGGCTATTCTTTGTTGTATAATTCAGGTTTCCATAGAGTGTTTAGACTGAAAATCTGTCTTTGTTCCTGTAGCTGGTGATGGCTCAGGCCCATGGCATAATAGGTCTCACCAGAGGCAATGTTCTAGAGAGCCACTTATGGGCTATGAGATAATCTTAGCTGATTTAGTGTTTGCTCACATTCTATTACGCTTTCTTTGTACATTTTGACATATATTTTAACTAGTCACACATGAAATGATACTGCCATCACTAAAATGATGCCCCAAAGTATGAAGCTGCTGAGTATGAGTTTTCCCTAGGTGGAAAAGGGGTTGGTGGATgatgaaaggaagagaaggcCCTTAGGACAAGTAAACCTGTAGGAGTCCTATAATACCTGTAATGTGACACATTTGTATCTACCTGTGCTGAAACCACTGGAAGGAGCTCACCTGCACCACTTTGCAGTCCTGCCTTTCTTTCCTGGGGGTCTCTGCATTCAGCACTATGGCATGTGTTGAGCACATTGCTTAATGTGAAACTGCAAAACACTATTACAATATTGCAATGTAAAACCAAGAACTGAATAGAAAATGTTTGAGTTTTGTAGTTTCTCTGTAATTCTGAATTGAGTATATTTGGTATTACTGGACTCTTAACTATTGACCCTATTGTAAACATTGAAGTTTCTGTTCTGTGCTGAGCCTTTCTCCAATTCATACAATACATCCTCTTATTAATTTTCTATAACACTGTACTTCTCTAGAGGTACTTGGAAGCATTGTAGACTAGAGCTGCTAAAAAAAGTCAGTCTAATTGTTTTTTGTACTCTGGGATGTGTGACTTTCCAgtgttcctttttgttttctttgttgacTTTAGTTTACCGTTTGGAAATTACTGATATTACTTAGACTGAAACCTAGTTGTCCAAGTGCAAGGCTTGTTCCTAACAGGTGTCACTGCACCCAAAGCTGATGGGAGTACCCTGGTCAGGTGTATTTATTACTTCAACTTCAAGTACACTGATTTATTTGTGTCCTAATCCAGCATCTCAACCTTTTAATTTAACTGTGCTCTGCCTGCAAATGTCAGGATTTTTATGGATTAGCCCTTTTCTATGATCTTTTTCTACTGTAGCATCAAGCACTGCACAAGACACTTTAATGCACTTAGGATGGTTATGGGAAACTTTTGATAGTGGTGATGAAACTTGTTCAAACCATGGGCAAAATTGATATTTGGGTTACTCTTTAGTTCTTTAACATTCCTACTCTGATATGGAGGAGCTGTGTACTTTAAAACTCATGGGAGAGCTAATGGAAGAAGTATGGGTAAAAGCAACTGTCCATGAAATTTGGGGTTATGAGatagataaaaatatatttaacaatCTTAATACTTGGGGTAAATATGGAAAGTATTTTACAGTAGGTACAGATACAGAACCAGATAGACAGTAGCATGGTGGTCAGCATATTCTTGTGTCAAGAAAGAATTGAAAAGAAACAATTCTGTGAAGTCTGAATGGATcgcttttaatttttttttttaattttacctgaattatgaaaaaaattcagttttccttcttcaaaCTTTTTAGGCTACCTTGAACAGTCCATTTTAATCTGCAACCTGCGTTGAGAGCtgtgggttggtttgggttttcttggtttgggggtatttttactttcttttcctttcttttgtgaGTGTAGATGTAAGGAACTCAGAATACAATCTGGAAGAAATTGATGAAAGGGAAGAGATAAGTGTGCAACAGGGAGACGACAGTGGAAGTACCAGTACCTCTCCTGGGATAGGAGAGCTTACTGCAgccttcagctctgctgaggtACCActggaaaatgacaaaaacGATCCTGCTTCATCAGCTCCTGTTCCTGGCAGTGTTCCCATGGACAACTCGCAGAGcttcaaggaagaaaaacaagaaaatatgaGCACAGATGGCAAGTAAGTACGTTTTGTGACAAAGAAAGGAGCATTGGGGGGACAATGGGGGAGGCAAATAAAATGCTGAGTGCTGTTTCATTGTGAAGCACAGAAGAGAGAATTGTGAGAGAGGAATGGGCTTTAATATGCTTAGCTTTCATTGTAGCACTCTTCTGTGCACAGTAATTCATGAAGCTTTTCAACAAAAATGACAATGAAGTGTTCTGCAGTCTATTCTGTTTAATCTTCCCTTTCCTTACTACTCAAACAGCTGGAGCCCAGAAAAGCTGAACCCAGCTCTAAAATGCCTAGTGTATTTACTAGAGCAGCATGCTCCAAAAAGAAATTTGGATTGataagttaaataaaaatatacaaattcATTCTTGCAGATGGGGGAAAATGGATACGTCAgccatttctgttcttttggGTATGATTATTATTGCTTGCATGTTTGTTTtggctttaatttttatttttccttttccttataTGTGGTCTTGACCTGTCTCAATCCATTTGCTCTCAGGAAAACAAGTTAATTCAgcttttttaaagaataaacaCATTAGTTTCCTTAACCgctctttttcccttctggtGATGCTGTACCTTTGCCCTTCAGCATGTTTGTTAAACTACCTGACTCAGCAGGTTTCCAACATGAGTTAGTGCCTGCTTGAAATAAATGTTGATTGTCCAGAGAAGTCCCATTGTGTTAATGTAATTCACTATTTCTCTGTTCCCTGGGGCAACTAAGCTGGCTACTGTTCCCAAATTAAATTGAAAGAACTATTTCGATTATTGTACCGAAGCCAAAACGTGTGACTGCCCTAGTAGCCAAGAACTTTCAAGGTAGTAAAGAGGTTTAACTTGTATTTGAAGGGACATTTTTGTCAGTCCAAGGCCAAATGTGGCTTTGCAAAAATGTTTGATGCTCTGTCCTGGTGAATATTGTCCCAGTTGCCTGGGTGTTCTTGAATTTACAGTTTATTAAGCCTGTGTTATTGGGCCAGTTTGCCTAATTGTCCAGGGGATGCTTCTTTGCTTTCTCCCCTGTGAATTGGTAGTAACCTTCCAGGTCTTAATAATCCTGGTGACAATCAGGTAGATTGTGCTCTGGCTTTAGTCTGGTAATTGCTTGCTGAATTATCCTGGGGATTCCAAAATGAGGAGTGGGGTTTCTCTGACATtatatttctggaaaatttaattttgatctTATATATAAGATCTAGTTACTTTgagaagtgttttttttaaaatcaaaccaGGAATAGATGCAAAATATTCCACTCAAAAGCACTGATTTTTAGAGTTATATTCTGTGGTGTTTTGGGGCTTTtgggtttggtgggttttgatttgatttttttaaaaattcctattAAAAATCTAGTTTAGCCTGTAGTTAATAGTTTCAGCTCAGCCACCCAGCTGTGTTAAGAGGAATGGAAATAAGCGAGAGTACAGAGTGCAGGACTGAGCTTTAACTTTCTTCCAACAATAATTTTGAGAGCATATGCTCCTGTTCAGTGGCTTATGGGACATTTATAGTATGTTTGGGACTATACAGGCAACATGAGCATGGATGGTTATTGAGAAGTGTATAATTTTAAATGATTCAAAGCAGATGTGTCAGCTCAAGGCACTGGTTCTGACAACTAATGCATTTGATGTGGCAAACAATTTGGAATCTTCATAATGCCAGTGTTTCTAACTAcatattataaaaatatcttgAAGAAAGTTTGAAGTTTTAATAACTTcaattttaagtatttttttcttttagcttttgAAGCCAAGGACTTAATATgtcccccacccccaaaaagATGAGgtttttattcagcatttttgcAGTTCTCTTGTCTCCCATGAAATGAGGTAAATAGATATTGTACGTATTTCTAAGATGTTTAATATGCAAGTAACATGTTTTGTGTATTCCTTTGCTGTTCTCAAGATATTTCTTGAAAGGGACTACTTTGAGGAGTCTGTACTGCTCAGCTCAGTTCATGTGTTCATACACACTCAGTGTCTCATGCAGCATGGTGGGGACAAAGTCAGGGGCACAATTGAGATTGGGGATTGTCAGAACACTTTATATGAGTGACAAACCATTGTGGCTTCCCTGGAATGGAGTTGCTGTTGGAAAGTGGCGTGTTCAAGCTGCACGTGTAAACaaaaggagggggagaggagaaggcaaGACTGATCATCTGCTTACACAGAAGCAAGTGGAGCTGCATGTCATTTTGGTAAAATATCATGGCAGcatttccccttcttttttttttttttttaaatcgaTTCTGTTGAGTATTCCAGTGTTTGGCAGAGTGGTTCTGTTTTGTCCATCTGTGTTTGGAGGCTATTGCCAGTTCTCTTGCATCATTCCTTGTGTTTACTGAAATGAATGGTACCAGCATATTTAATCTACTGTTGTGCTTTGCAGAGGACTACAGACTAAGATAAGCAGTGAGGATGCTGGATTTCAAACAGACAGGAAGCCTAAAATTTTAGGCCAAAATAAAGCTGATGGTGAGTAGTTCCCACTTGTTAATACTTGAAGCTTGAACTTTTCTATTCCTTTGAAGACATGGCTATGTAGTCAACTCTTGAATTGTTGTCATCAGGTTATTTTCTTTACACTAGCTCTAGTGTGTTTTCTTTGAGATGAGGTGGCAAGAATTGGctgcagtttggttttttttttttgggtttgtttttaatatatttttgttttcgCAGTAGTCAAAGCTGTGTTGTGCTGTTATAAGGATGGTGTGGGTGGGACAGTGGAGGGGGAAGGCTGGACACAATCCTGCCCATGGGGTGACATGGCTCCCACATCCCACTGGGGAAGAAGCAGCCATCAGTTGTTCTTTGCTTATGAAGTTAGGGTGAGTTTTCTGTATGAAAAcgcaaatatttttaagcacaaataaaagaaagtgaCACACTGATCTGAAACAAAATGACGACATCCTGTGCATCTAATGGGTCATAAATTTCCCTGTGGATTTAGTGACCTGACTGATTTATTTTACTCTTCTGTGACACTAATTTTCAGATTTATATATTAGCCCTTCTATAGTCTTTTCTACTCAGTACACCTCTGTTAATAAATCATAACAACACAAGTCCTGTTTATATGTGATATAAATTTTAACTGCCATTATATAGCATACAtgaaatgaagatttttatCCTCTCCACAAAATACCACTCCATATGACTATTCctgaagaatttaattttcccaATATTGTGTTTTAAACAATTTGACTAAAATATTCATGTGTTTGGGAGATGATCACATGTTTAGTCCAGGGATAGAAAATTGAATTATCAGACAACTAAAAGGTAGGAAAAATAGGTTTGGCAAATTGCTCTTGTCCATAtgtttttcagttgttttcctTGTACATACACAAGATGTAGTTGACAAGATTTGTAACATTAAAAGTGAAGAACAGAAGCCACAAATGTGTGGAACTAAATAAAACCTGCATCTTACTCAATATTGAATAGTCCTTGAGCTCTTGAGTCACTGATGCCTATAAAATGAACTGAAATTCATTagtacttttaaaattgttctagagtaattttttttctgtttagttgATGCATGGCATCTGTAACCTGTTTATTTAGGAAGAATACCTAAGTTAgagaataattattttgcaaTATTAGTCAAATATAAACATATCTTTAAATAGCCTTTAAAAGGGTTAAGGAAAATATTAGCATCAGTGAGAAGCTAGTAATTGTTACTAAATACACTGGATGCAGAGCTTCATAATATAATGGGGAAGATAGAatctttttgtaatttttattaattttggaaTCTTTCTTTAACTTAAAGATCACAGTGATACAAAAATCCTTCCAGCAACAGAAGAGAGAGAACTTCAGacagctgaaattaaaacagtagattttagagaaaataacaATCTTGAAGTTGACAGACTATCAAACTGCCAGGCATGTAAAAATGACATCTCTGTAAGTCATAGGAATTATTCTCAACTGATTTCAGAAAAGCAAGAtgacaaaacaaatcaaactgGCTTGGACACGGTAAAAACTCAGGATGTTGGAATTCAGACTTTGGATAGCAATTTGGGAAGGACTTTGCAGAAGGAAGTAATTGTTTCTCAGGGTGTTGAATCATCCACATTTAGAGAACAGGTCCCTCAACATGACAAAGATAAGAACAGCTCTCTTGTTCAAGTGATGCATGGAATGCATCAAGAGAGTGAAGATACTTCAATAGAACAAAATCTTGAGACACAAGAAGTTACTCATAAAAAAGTAATTCCAATAAAAGACCAGAGTCACATCTATATAAATGGCAGTGATTTTGCTTCACCAGAAACAACTGCTGAAATTCCAGATGACTCTCCTATAAAAGGTCACCCCTTTTATAGACAGGATTCCAAACCTAAACCCAAACCTGCTAATGAAATTACAAGGGATTACATACCAAAAATTGGGATGACTACTTATAAGATAGTGCCTCCAAAATTCTTAGAAATGATGAAGAGCTGGGAATCGGAAGTTCTATCAGATCATAAGGATCAAGAAGTATCTACTTTGGAAGACCCCAAGGAATTCATAGTGCAAACTGAAATTCCTCATCTGTCAAAAAGTGTGGGTCCTTTACAGGCTGGTTCACAaaatgaagctgcagcagcaaatggTCTGCTGCAGAGAGTGAACAGCATTTCTGAACATACTGTGacctctggagctgggattaCTGCTGAGAGCAACCAGATGGAAAGACAGTCTTCCAAGCAGCATGTCCCACTGAGGCTGAACTTGGATAATACAAGTGCTTCTTCTGAGACTCAGGACAAGTCAAATGCATTAAGCCCATTAAGTCCTACAACAAAGCCTAGTTCTTTTTATCTGCAGATGCAACGAAGAGCTTCAGGTCAGTATGTGACATCTGCAGTTGCCAGAAACACGGTTTGTGCTCCTAATTCAATTCAAAATGAAGTTAAGAATACAGAGATGAGTAGAAAAATCTCATCACCTGATTTGACTTCTTCGGCTTTACAAACAACAAGTGttccatctcctcctgcagaaAAAGTTGATGATGGAAAAAACATTGAATCTTCCACCTCTCCTGTTAAAAGCAATAAGCCTTTAagctttccctcctgccctccagcaccGTTGAATCTAAAAACTCTCAGAACTTTTGCAGTTCCAAAGCCATACTCTAGTTCAAGACCATCCCCTTTTGCTCTTGCTGTCTCATCTGCAGTCAAAAGGTCACAGTCATTCAATAAGACGCGTACGATCACTGGCCAGGCACCGAGAGAGGAATTGCCAGTGGAACTCTCCTCTgtccctttggcagctggattctcctcagctgcctctgtgcctgaAGTGAAAAGTCCTTCCTTACAGACCATAACAGCGGGGCCACAAAACAGTCTAATGGATAAGGTAAACTCTGTTTCTAATACTAACTGACTGTGGATCCAGTGCCACCAAGTGCAACTGGTGTAAAGGCTGGTTTCTGAACACTCCCTGGTCAGGAAGCGCTGTATTTGTGCAGGGAAAACACCCTGTGGTGTCCACCAGTAGCACAGCATTATAATGAAGTGCAGGATTACAGGGAATGTTAAAAATGAGAGCAGCATCATTCAGATAATTGGCAATAATTATTTCCTGTCATAATTAGCATCCCCTACTTTAAACAACTGTAAATTAGATAGTCATTCATACTGCGTAATACTTATTTGTTCTTTATAGTTCTGTGTGCTGGTTTCTTAAATTTAATTCTGAGTGGTGTGATCCATTTGGCTTCAAGTGGTCATGCCACAAGCACTCTTGAATTGGAGATATGAAGTTTTGCTGGCATAATTGCATGAGAGAGAAGCTATGTGCTATGCTGGAAATGTGGCTGATCTCAGAAATCTTGAAGCAAGCAAACATTAGAATGGCAGCAGTTTGCTATGCAACCTTGTGCCAGGTTGATTCAGATTTCCATTTATAACTAATTCAGATTAAAAGTTTTTGGCTTCTTTTCCTTCTACTTCCTCCCTTTATAGAAAGGCAGCCATGTGCATAGTGAGCAGAAGAGTCAGGCACAGTCAGGTGCTTCCCCTGACCACCCACGCCCTGTCACCAAGAGACAAACCGCGATGACGCTCCCGCGCGCTGACCCCGAACAGATCCACCAGAGCTTGCTGGCTGCAATCCgctctggagaagctgctgccaaaTTGAAAAGGGTGAGTTTTCATCATTGCATCCAAAACAAAGAACTCATGGTACTTCCTTCAAAATTACCATATTAATGCCTGATTCTAAAGCAGTTAGTTTTGGCACAAACTGCTGCCGGGAGGTCTCTTAACAATGGGAAGGGAGGTGGAGAAGAAGGTCGGTTTTGCAGAATAAACTGGTGAATGCATCCACTTCAACTGTTATTTTCATACAGTACAAATGTAATAAAAATCTTCctgaaatgaaatagaaatctCTAGGTTATCAGTTAAGGATCTCATACATAAAATCTGACTTGTTTGTGTTTACATGGTTTGAAATGGTATTGCTTTAGAAACCTGCTGAGCAGCTTTGTTCTAGACCTGAAGTGGCTGCAGCCTTTTGCAGGCAGATAGCACACAGGTCTGAGActattttcctatttatttgACTTAATCAGGTCCTTAATCTGTTAGGCATCATAACTAAGatatttctcagtgttttgtCAACAGTCCTGGAAGGACCATCTTCCCCTACCCCCTCTGGTTAAAAACTTCCTCTCCTAAAATTAACCTACGTACCTCTTGTTGGGTAAAAGAGTCTACATTTCTAAAATCTGTACTGTTTTAAGTTTGCAACCAGACAATCATAGTCTCACAAAGTTTTCTTGAACTCACATTAGTATTTTGCATTGTTTTgaggaataattttttcattgcaGAAGGTCGAAGAAATTCagtagttttttgtttttcttcccttttctacttgaaagaaaataacGTTGTGTGGTAGGTGGATACAAGggacatttttgtttgttttgtggaaGTCTTTGATTCCCTCGGGTCAAAATCTCGCAGTGAATGGCCAGATAGTGGAACATTCCATTTCACAGGCTTTTGTTTCAGTGTAGTAGTGCAACAGCCTCTCTGAAGCTTGTAAATCTCCCATCCTTTCTACAGTGACTAGGAAGACTGAGTTTCCTGAAAAGTTGCAAGCATGCTCAAGTAGGGTTTGATCACTAGTCATTAAAACTGGTTTATAATACACTGTAGAATTGCTGACATTGTAGAATGTCAGTAATCATATTAATAACAGGATAAGATTAAGAAAACGCTGAATCTGTTAGAGGTAAAATCCGTTCTACCAGAAATCCTGTTTGGATTTtaattgtatatatttttatgattttttttcttctagtgcATAATTTCATTCTGAACAATatgacatttatttattcattctttttaatagaaatatttttagtgtAGAGTTTGACCCATATAGTCTTTATCAGTCTAGGTACAAAAATGGCatggggaaggggagagagaTAATGACtgaaattggttttcctctccctttctcttctgTGGGTGGGAGATGTGCTTTGTCAGTAAATTACATGTTGAGACTGGGGTGATGAAAGGGCTGTactttttaagaagaaattataataatgaaGAAGCTGTAACCATAAAGAAGAGcagtctgcagcacagaaatctgaaccaggctta
This genomic stretch from Oenanthe melanoleuca isolate GR-GAL-2019-014 chromosome 7, OMel1.0, whole genome shotgun sequence harbors:
- the COBLL1 gene encoding cordon-bleu protein-like 1 isoform X5; the protein is MLLVEAEQQRKKGRRQHGEKSKAPPPPSETKSIAVSPFDNIEPTNLIMEQKENVIDKDIELSVVLPGDVIKYTTVNGRKPMMDLLIFLCAQYHLNPSSYTIELVSAENSQIKFKPNTPVGMLEVEKVIVKAKQIDKKKPAPVIPEQTVRVVINYKKTQKTVVRVSPHSPLQELIPVICSKCEFDPSHTLLLKSYQSQEPLDLTKSLNDLGLRELYAMDVSQAASPVDLNLPSFQGSYHSENIDVLKEKENKGFFSFFQRNKKKREQAASAPATPLMSKPRPVFVARSSTVSRQYDSSTLPAEMPKKRRAPLPPPAAPAPAPAPATAAAGLAKSSSFQGSQQAPVGLVRRGSLPLSDSASVSSSLRRTKRKAPSPPSRAPRDQSESSNEPVTESTESASIKAEGRATEMKPETDVRNSEYNLEEIDEREEISVQQGDDSGSTSTSPGIGELTAAFSSAEVPLENDKNDPASSAPVPGSVPMDNSQSFKEEKQENMSTDGKGLQTKISSEDAGFQTDRKPKILGQNKADDHSDTKILPATEERELQTAEIKTVDFRENNNLEVDRLSNCQACKNDISVSHRNYSQLISEKQDDKTNQTGLDTVKTQDVGIQTLDSNLGRTLQKEVIVSQGVESSTFREQVPQHDKDKNSSLVQVMHGMHQESEDTSIEQNLETQEVTHKKVIPIKDQSHIYINGSDFASPETTAEIPDDSPIKGHPFYRQDSKPKPKPANEITRDYIPKIGMTTYKIVPPKFLEMMKSWESEVLSDHKDQEVSTLEDPKEFIVQTEIPHLSKSVGPLQAGSQNEAAAANGLLQRVNSISEHTVTSGAGITAESNQMERQSSKQHVPLRLNLDNTSASSETQDKSNALSPLSPTTKPSSFYLQMQRRASGQYVTSAVARNTVCAPNSIQNEVKNTEMSRKISSPDLTSSALQTTSVPSPPAEKVDDGKNIESSTSPVKSNKPLSFPSCPPAPLNLKTLRTFAVPKPYSSSRPSPFALAVSSAVKRSQSFNKTRTITGQAPREELPVELSSVPLAAGFSSAASVPEVKSPSLQTITAGPQNSLMDKKGSHVHSEQKSQAQSGASPDHPRPVTKRQTAMTLPRADPEQIHQSLLAAIRSGEAAAKLKRVGPPSNTVAVNGRARLSPLYYTESKTNP
- the COBLL1 gene encoding cordon-bleu protein-like 1 isoform X1, with the translated sequence MSAVAEGNSSELAMPTLTPSLLPPCAVEGNPPDINGEEPPVLSWRRKSKAPPPPSETKSIAVSPFDNIEPTNLIMEQKENVIDKDIELSVVLPGDVIKYTTVNGRKPMMDLLIFLCAQYHLNPSSYTIELVSAENSQIKFKPNTPVGMLEVEKVIVKAKQIDKKKPAPVIPEQTVRVVINYKKTQKTVVRVSPHSPLQELIPVICSKCEFDPSHTLLLKSYQSQEPLDLTKSLNDLGLRELYAMDVSQAASPVDLNLPSFQGSYHSENIDVLKEKENKGFFSFFQRNKKKREQAASAPATPLMSKPRPVFVARSSTVSRQYDSSTLPAEMPKKRRAPLPPPAAPAPAPAPATAAAGLAKSSSFQGSQQAPVGLVRRGSLPLSDSASVSSSLRRTKRKAPSPPSRAPRDQSESSNEPVTESTESASIKAEGRATEMKPETDVRNSEYNLEEIDEREEISVQQGDDSGSTSTSPGIGELTAAFSSAEVPLENDKNDPASSAPVPGSVPMDNSQSFKEEKQENMSTDGKGLQTKISSEDAGFQTDRKPKILGQNKADDHSDTKILPATEERELQTAEIKTVDFRENNNLEVDRLSNCQACKNDISVSHRNYSQLISEKQDDKTNQTGLDTVKTQDVGIQTLDSNLGRTLQKEVIVSQGVESSTFREQVPQHDKDKNSSLVQVMHGMHQESEDTSIEQNLETQEVTHKKVIPIKDQSHIYINGSDFASPETTAEIPDDSPIKGHPFYRQDSKPKPKPANEITRDYIPKIGMTTYKIVPPKFLEMMKSWESEVLSDHKDQEVSTLEDPKEFIVQTEIPHLSKSVGPLQAGSQNEAAAANGLLQRVNSISEHTVTSGAGITAESNQMERQSSKQHVPLRLNLDNTSASSETQDKSNALSPLSPTTKPSSFYLQMQRRASGQYVTSAVARNTVCAPNSIQNEVKNTEMSRKISSPDLTSSALQTTSVPSPPAEKVDDGKNIESSTSPVKSNKPLSFPSCPPAPLNLKTLRTFAVPKPYSSSRPSPFALAVSSAVKRSQSFNKTRTITGQAPREELPVELSSVPLAAGFSSAASVPEVKSPSLQTITAGPQNSLMDKKGSHVHSEQKSQAQSGASPDHPRPVTKRQTAMTLPRADPEQIHQSLLAAIRSGEAAAKLKRVGPPSNTVAVNGRARLSPLYYTESKTNP
- the COBLL1 gene encoding cordon-bleu protein-like 1 isoform X9, which encodes MEQKENVIDKDIELSVVLPGDVIKYTTVNGRKPMMDLLIFLCAQYHLNPSSYTIELVSAENSQIKFKPNTPVGMLEVEKVIVKAKQIDKKKPAPVIPEQTVRVVINYKKTQKTVVRVSPHSPLQELIPVICSKCEFDPSHTLLLKSYQSQEPLDLTKSLNDLGLRELYAMDVSQAASPVDLNLPSFQGSYHSENIDVLKEKENKGFFSFFQRNKKKREQAASAPATPLMSKPRPVFVARSSTVSRQYDSSTLPAEMPKKRRAPLPPPAAPAPAPAPATAAAGLAKSSSFQGSQQAPVGLVRRGSLPLSDSASVSSSLRRTKRKAPSPPSRAPRDQSESSNEPVTESTESASIKAEGRATEMKPETDVRNSEYNLEEIDEREEISVQQGDDSGSTSTSPGIGELTAAFSSAEVPLENDKNDPASSAPVPGSVPMDNSQSFKEEKQENMSTDGKGLQTKISSEDAGFQTDRKPKILGQNKADDHSDTKILPATEERELQTAEIKTVDFRENNNLEVDRLSNCQACKNDISVSHRNYSQLISEKQDDKTNQTGLDTVKTQDVGIQTLDSNLGRTLQKEVIVSQGVESSTFREQVPQHDKDKNSSLVQVMHGMHQESEDTSIEQNLETQEVTHKKVIPIKDQSHIYINGSDFASPETTAEIPDDSPIKGHPFYRQDSKPKPKPANEITRDYIPKIGMTTYKIVPPKFLEMMKSWESEVLSDHKDQEVSTLEDPKEFIVQTEIPHLSKSVGPLQAGSQNEAAAANGLLQRVNSISEHTVTSGAGITAESNQMERQSSKQHVPLRLNLDNTSASSETQDKSNALSPLSPTTKPSSFYLQMQRRASGQYVTSAVARNTVCAPNSIQNEVKNTEMSRKISSPDLTSSALQTTSVPSPPAEKVDDGKNIESSTSPVKSNKPLSFPSCPPAPLNLKTLRTFAVPKPYSSSRPSPFALAVSSAVKRSQSFNKTRTITGQAPREELPVELSSVPLAAGFSSAASVPEVKSPSLQTITAGPQNSLMDKKGSHVHSEQKSQAQSGASPDHPRPVTKRQTAMTLPRADPEQIHQSLLAAIRSGEAAAKLKRVGPPSNTVAVNGRARLSPLYYTESKTNP
- the COBLL1 gene encoding cordon-bleu protein-like 1 isoform X2, producing MPTLTPSLLPPCAVEGNPPDINGEEPPVLSWRKSKAPPPPSETKSIAVSPFDNIEPTNLIMEQKENVIDKDIELSVVLPGDVIKYTTVNGRKPMMDLLIFLCAQYHLNPSSYTIELVSAENSQIKFKPNTPVGMLEVEKVIVKAKQIDKKKPAPVIPEQTVRVVINYKKTQKTVVRVSPHSPLQELIPVICSKCEFDPSHTLLLKSYQSQEPLDLTKSLNDLGLRELYAMDVSQAASPVDLNLPSFQGSYHSENIDVLKEKENKGFFSFFQRNKKKREQAASAPATPLMSKPRPVFVARSSTVSRQYDSSTLPAEMPKKRRAPLPPPAAPAPAPAPATAAAGLAKSSSFQGSQQAPVGLVRRGSLPLSDSASVSSSLRRTKRKAPSPPSRAPRDQSESSNEPVTESTESASIKAEGRATEMKPETDVRNSEYNLEEIDEREEISVQQGDDSGSTSTSPGIGELTAAFSSAEVPLENDKNDPASSAPVPGSVPMDNSQSFKEEKQENMSTDGKGLQTKISSEDAGFQTDRKPKILGQNKADDHSDTKILPATEERELQTAEIKTVDFRENNNLEVDRLSNCQACKNDISVSHRNYSQLISEKQDDKTNQTGLDTVKTQDVGIQTLDSNLGRTLQKEVIVSQGVESSTFREQVPQHDKDKNSSLVQVMHGMHQESEDTSIEQNLETQEVTHKKVIPIKDQSHIYINGSDFASPETTAEIPDDSPIKGHPFYRQDSKPKPKPANEITRDYIPKIGMTTYKIVPPKFLEMMKSWESEVLSDHKDQEVSTLEDPKEFIVQTEIPHLSKSVGPLQAGSQNEAAAANGLLQRVNSISEHTVTSGAGITAESNQMERQSSKQHVPLRLNLDNTSASSETQDKSNALSPLSPTTKPSSFYLQMQRRASGQYVTSAVARNTVCAPNSIQNEVKNTEMSRKISSPDLTSSALQTTSVPSPPAEKVDDGKNIESSTSPVKSNKPLSFPSCPPAPLNLKTLRTFAVPKPYSSSRPSPFALAVSSAVKRSQSFNKTRTITGQAPREELPVELSSVPLAAGFSSAASVPEVKSPSLQTITAGPQNSLMDKKGSHVHSEQKSQAQSGASPDHPRPVTKRQTAMTLPRADPEQIHQSLLAAIRSGEAAAKLKRVGPPSNTVAVNGRARLSPLYYTESKTNP